The following nucleotide sequence is from Candidatus Bathyarchaeota archaeon.
TTGCGTCCACGGTGACACGCTAAACTCTGTAGAGCTTGCAAAAGCCGTCAAGAAAGCGCTTCTGGCTGCAGACGTTCAAGTCATGCCGATAGGTACTTTCATCTAGGTGCAAATATTGTATCAAACTGCGAAGTACATGCCTGTGGGCGACAGAGCATTATTGATTGAATTCGGTAACACAATAAGCCTAGATGTCAACCAGAAGGTGCACACCTTGAATCGTGCAATTTCCCAGCTTGAGCTGCAAAATGTTGAAGAATGTGTACCAACATACCGTTCACTCCTCGTTTACTATGACCCGTTGAAGACAAGCTACGAACAGTTGGTCTTTAGATTAAAAGACCTTGAAGAAAGACTTGACGAATTTAATGTTTCAATCCGAAAGCGGCTAATTGAAGTGCCCGTGGTTTACGGCGGCAAATATGGACCCGACCTCGGTTATGTTGCTAAATATCACGATCTCGATAAAGAAGACGTTATTAGACTACATAGCGAAAGGAAATACACAGTTTATATGATTGGTTTTGTCGCTGGCTTCCCCTACTTAGGCGAGGTAGCCGATGAAATTGCGACACCGAGACTGAAAACACCGCGGCTGCGAGTTCCAGCAGGATCTGTAGGGATAGCTGAAAAACAGGCAGGCATATACCCGTGTGAGTCTCCGGGAGGATGGCAGATAATTGGTCGAACTCCTCTAAAGTTTTTCGACGCCAGAAAGCATCCACCAGCCTTGATACAACCCGGCGACACTGTGAAGTTCAAACAAGTCGTAAAAGAAGAGTTTCAAAACTTCAGTCAGGAACAACAAAAATGAAATCATGTAAAGTGATTAAGTCTGGTCTTTTTACGACAGTTC
It contains:
- the pxpB gene encoding 5-oxoprolinase subunit PxpB, whose product is MYQTAKYMPVGDRALLIEFGNTISLDVNQKVHTLNRAISQLELQNVEECVPTYRSLLVYYDPLKTSYEQLVFRLKDLEERLDEFNVSIRKRLIEVPVVYGGKYGPDLGYVAKYHDLDKEDVIRLHSERKYTVYMIGFVAGFPYLGEVADEIATPRLKTPRLRVPAGSVGIAEKQAGIYPCESPGGWQIIGRTPLKFFDARKHPPALIQPGDTVKFKQVVKEEFQNFSQEQQK